A part of Melittangium boletus DSM 14713 genomic DNA contains:
- a CDS encoding pentapeptide repeat-containing protein, with protein sequence MTKFYGANLASTSCVQANLANAQLAKANLDHTVLRSAVLIQAKALRASFYEADLHGADLQGADLRGAYLASANLESSNLRGAHLEGAVLHGARLSGADLRGATGVQKVQASWIDLGSAGAPARIEGEALLSWLAHATTCVTG encoded by the coding sequence ATGACGAAGTTTTATGGCGCCAATCTGGCGTCCACATCGTGCGTCCAGGCGAACCTCGCCAACGCGCAACTCGCCAAAGCAAACCTGGACCATACGGTGCTCAGGAGCGCCGTCCTCATCCAGGCGAAGGCGCTTCGAGCCAGTTTCTACGAAGCGGACCTTCATGGAGCCGACCTTCAAGGCGCGGACCTCCGTGGCGCCTACCTTGCCAGCGCCAATCTGGAGTCCTCGAATCTCCGAGGCGCGCACCTTGAAGGTGCAGTCCTTCATGGAGCACGCCTTTCTGGTGCCGACCTGCGCGGCGCCACGGGTGTACAGAAGGTCCAAGCATCCTGGATCGACCTTGGCAGTGCGGGCGCGCCCGCTCGAATCGAGGGCGAGGCGCTTCTCTCATGGCTGGCCCATGCCACGACCTGCGTCACCGGATGA
- a CDS encoding metallophosphoesterase family protein, producing MRHRGWIAGGLVALSVGCMRPAEERALKDLQVGQAEAGGVAFTVEQGLAVVRQAQGGTLTLWGSAPAFHLRAVSSEGATPVWTVVVRNAMPDAELTASAGGVPLPVESLSPPGDRSTVKTWRVTLPVGGEARLTVGSPGWEQPTPFRFVALADVQEALPRVGDIYQHINADPSLRFIFFSGDLTQSGTVEQLEEFESRLLDSRIPLFATLGNHELFNPDPRYQDYYGRGNLHFTFQGAHFTMIDSGNGSLDPLAVEALDGWLAEGKDGVHILGTHIPLVDPIGVRNGAFNSRNEAASILGKLARGGVDLTIYGHVHSYYSFSNAGIPAFISGGGGSIPEQFDGIGRHYLVVNVDPAQGVKSVDLVRVD from the coding sequence GTGAGGCACAGGGGTTGGATCGCCGGAGGGCTCGTGGCCTTGAGCGTGGGCTGTATGCGCCCCGCCGAGGAGCGCGCCCTCAAGGATCTGCAAGTGGGCCAGGCGGAGGCCGGGGGCGTGGCCTTCACCGTGGAGCAGGGACTGGCCGTGGTGCGCCAGGCCCAGGGCGGCACATTGACGCTGTGGGGCTCGGCCCCCGCGTTCCACCTGCGCGCGGTGTCCTCGGAGGGCGCCACGCCGGTGTGGACGGTGGTGGTGCGCAACGCCATGCCGGACGCCGAGCTGACGGCGAGCGCGGGCGGGGTGCCCCTGCCCGTCGAGTCCCTGTCCCCTCCAGGTGACCGCTCCACCGTGAAGACGTGGCGGGTGACGCTGCCCGTGGGCGGCGAGGCCCGGCTCACCGTGGGTTCTCCCGGGTGGGAGCAGCCCACGCCGTTTCGCTTCGTGGCGCTCGCGGACGTGCAGGAGGCCCTGCCCCGCGTGGGCGACATCTACCAGCACATCAACGCCGACCCCTCGCTGCGCTTCATCTTCTTCTCGGGAGACCTCACCCAGTCGGGCACCGTCGAGCAGTTGGAGGAGTTCGAGTCCCGGCTGCTCGACTCGCGCATCCCCCTGTTCGCCACGCTGGGCAACCACGAGCTCTTCAATCCGGACCCGCGCTACCAGGACTACTACGGCCGGGGCAACCTGCACTTCACCTTCCAGGGCGCGCACTTCACGATGATCGACTCGGGCAACGGCTCGTTGGATCCGCTCGCCGTGGAGGCCCTGGACGGCTGGCTCGCGGAGGGGAAGGACGGCGTGCATATCCTGGGCACGCACATTCCCTTGGTGGACCCCATCGGCGTGCGCAACGGCGCCTTCAACAGCCGCAACGAGGCCGCGTCGATCCTGGGCAAGCTGGCGCGCGGGGGCGTGGACCTGACGATCTACGGCCACGTGCACTCGTACTATTCGTTCTCCAACGCGGGCATCCCCGCCTTCATCTCCGGGGGGGGCGGCTCCATCCCCGAGCAGTTCGACGGCATCGGCCGACACTACCTCGTCGTGAACGTGGACCCCGCCCAGGGCGTGAAGAGCGTGGACCTGGTGCGCGTGGACTAG
- a CDS encoding ion transporter: MPYPSEQSAPTGLRARLHTIIFESDTPAGRAFDVGLLWAIVLSVLAVMLESVEAIRLQYGEAIRVLEWCFTGLFALEYGLRLVSVQRPLRYALSFFGLVDLMAILPSLLSLMLPGMQSLLVVRVLRLLRVFRVLKLASFLGQADVLLTALRASRQKIIVFLGAVLSTVVIMGAVMYQVEGAPNGFDSIPRGMYWAVVTMTTVGYGDLAPKTVPGQFIASVLMIMGYGIIAVPTGIVSVELAQATRQAIDPRACPGCGLQGHDLDAVHCKHCGASL; the protein is encoded by the coding sequence GTGCCATATCCCTCCGAGCAGAGCGCCCCAACCGGACTCCGGGCACGGCTGCACACCATCATCTTCGAGTCGGACACGCCGGCGGGGCGGGCCTTCGATGTGGGGCTCTTGTGGGCCATCGTGCTCAGCGTCCTGGCGGTGATGCTGGAGAGCGTGGAGGCCATCCGTCTCCAGTACGGGGAGGCCATCCGCGTCCTCGAGTGGTGCTTCACCGGGCTGTTCGCGTTGGAATATGGCCTGCGGCTCGTGTCGGTGCAGCGGCCGCTGCGCTACGCCCTGAGCTTCTTCGGCCTGGTGGACCTGATGGCCATCCTGCCGTCGCTCCTGAGCCTGATGCTGCCCGGCATGCAGTCCCTGCTGGTGGTGCGGGTGCTGCGGCTGCTGCGCGTCTTCCGCGTGCTCAAGCTGGCCAGCTTCCTCGGGCAGGCGGACGTGCTGCTCACCGCGCTGCGCGCCAGCCGGCAGAAGATCATCGTCTTCCTCGGGGCGGTGCTGAGCACCGTCGTCATCATGGGCGCGGTGATGTACCAGGTGGAGGGAGCGCCCAATGGCTTCGACAGCATTCCCCGGGGGATGTACTGGGCCGTCGTGACGATGACCACGGTGGGCTATGGGGATCTCGCGCCCAAGACGGTTCCGGGGCAGTTCATCGCCTCGGTGTTGATGATCATGGGCTACGGCATCATCGCGGTGCCCACGGGCATCGTGTCCGTGGAACTCGCCCAGGCGACCCGGCAGGCCATTGATCCGCGCGCCTGCCCCGGTTGTGGCCTCCAGGGCCACGACCTGGACGCGGTTCACTGCAAGCACTGCGGCGCCAGCCTCTGA
- a CDS encoding serine/threonine-protein kinase, giving the protein MLGLPSISSNNATRNVAPNAAQEFGKYELVSKLAAGGMAVTYRARMRGAAGVTKPVVIKQILPHFADEPAFVEMFVSEARVAAALTHGNIAQVFDFGEIDGQYFLAMEFVHGQPLSKLMRRAQRMGLPGLPVPLALYIASQICDGLDYAHRHRGEDGEPLGLVHRDVSPDNVLISYEGQVKVIDFGIAKATSVVETRTSPGTLKGKYPYFSTEQARGEQDLDARSDTFAVGVVLYEMLCGRRPYEGEFAVVLPRLLAGDYPAPSALNPAITPELEAVIGTAMALDRGERYPTAQAFSEALREQLYSSWPRFSPSLVAQLLGHLFAEDLAVEGHPVEVTPGFLEQFSEWKASGGAAGRPPAPRPGSSPGSESGRTGSSSGVRALAIRTPPPASRTRTSTTGNLRAAGSTPASGRRASSTGVPRAPTNTENPVTRVDAQRPHDTPVEVPALPASAELRQSLRETELRVAEVTAERRNQWLLLLGVPFAALLLLGFLISRVTGSKADASEALLVSSQWIRSTPAGATVKIDGKELPERTPLVVSDLPLKKAYTLEISRAGYRPWSQERTPLSATGAEPELNVALEPLPGASIDPLPAEATAASAPSEPAPEPVPTPGAPDSSRHAVDYPTRLFVLRPRHNAFPLSQYATASIELNPAKSYLVTTDGAASMAQGKGGATDHLAYFIEGDHVSVDESFGVLGTGSRTFKGIRRMHVFTLDDDLSDNSGTVRVKFQQSQWMAPRVLAFTAAEDALVLKPEHQFVLRGLNPEAVYLLTVRDDAAELASGPGGRVHRALCVESSQKSARRTPRLLESGKRVQITGADTLRCTFPDTRLEDNQGAFEVDIVDVTPMSRQERAAALRGETR; this is encoded by the coding sequence ATGCTGGGCCTCCCGTCCATCTCCTCCAACAACGCGACGCGCAACGTGGCCCCCAACGCAGCCCAGGAGTTTGGCAAGTACGAACTGGTGTCGAAGCTCGCCGCGGGCGGGATGGCGGTCACCTACCGCGCGCGCATGAGGGGGGCCGCGGGGGTGACCAAGCCGGTGGTCATCAAGCAGATCCTCCCCCACTTCGCCGACGAGCCCGCGTTCGTGGAGATGTTCGTCAGCGAGGCGCGGGTGGCCGCGGCGCTCACCCACGGCAACATCGCCCAGGTCTTCGACTTCGGGGAGATCGACGGCCAGTACTTCCTGGCCATGGAGTTCGTGCACGGCCAGCCCCTGTCCAAGCTGATGCGCCGCGCGCAGCGCATGGGCCTGCCGGGGCTGCCGGTGCCGCTGGCGCTGTATATCGCCTCGCAAATCTGTGACGGGCTGGACTACGCCCACCGGCACCGGGGCGAGGACGGCGAGCCCCTGGGGCTCGTGCACCGGGACGTGTCCCCGGACAACGTGCTCATCTCCTACGAGGGCCAGGTCAAGGTCATCGACTTCGGCATCGCCAAGGCGACGAGCGTCGTGGAGACGCGCACCTCGCCCGGCACCCTCAAGGGCAAGTACCCGTACTTCTCCACCGAGCAGGCCCGGGGCGAGCAGGATCTGGACGCGCGCTCGGACACGTTCGCCGTGGGCGTGGTGCTCTACGAGATGCTGTGTGGCCGGCGCCCCTACGAGGGCGAGTTCGCCGTCGTGCTGCCGCGCCTGCTCGCGGGCGACTACCCCGCGCCCTCCGCGCTCAACCCGGCCATCACCCCCGAGCTGGAGGCGGTGATCGGCACGGCCATGGCGCTCGATCGCGGCGAGCGCTACCCCACCGCCCAGGCCTTCTCCGAGGCGCTGCGCGAGCAGCTCTACTCCTCCTGGCCGCGCTTCTCGCCGAGCCTGGTGGCGCAGTTGCTGGGCCACCTCTTCGCCGAGGACCTGGCCGTCGAGGGCCACCCTGTGGAGGTAACGCCTGGCTTCCTGGAGCAGTTCTCCGAGTGGAAGGCCTCCGGTGGAGCCGCGGGACGTCCGCCGGCGCCCCGCCCCGGCTCCAGCCCCGGCAGCGAGAGCGGCCGGACGGGGAGCAGTTCGGGCGTGCGCGCCCTCGCGATCCGGACTCCGCCCCCCGCGTCGCGAACCCGAACCTCGACCACCGGGAACCTCCGTGCCGCGGGCTCCACCCCGGCCTCGGGACGCCGGGCGTCGAGCACGGGCGTGCCGCGCGCCCCCACGAACACCGAGAACCCCGTCACCCGGGTCGACGCGCAGCGCCCCCACGACACGCCCGTCGAGGTGCCCGCGCTCCCCGCCTCCGCCGAGCTGCGCCAGTCGCTGCGCGAGACGGAGCTGCGCGTCGCCGAGGTGACCGCCGAGCGGCGCAACCAGTGGCTGCTCCTCCTGGGCGTGCCCTTCGCGGCGCTGTTGCTCCTCGGCTTCCTCATCAGCCGTGTCACCGGCTCCAAGGCGGACGCGTCCGAGGCCTTGCTCGTGAGTTCCCAGTGGATCCGCTCCACGCCGGCGGGCGCCACCGTGAAGATCGATGGCAAGGAGCTCCCAGAGCGCACGCCCCTCGTGGTGTCGGATCTCCCCCTCAAGAAGGCCTACACCCTTGAGATCTCCCGGGCCGGATACCGGCCGTGGAGCCAGGAGCGCACCCCCCTGTCCGCCACGGGCGCCGAGCCTGAATTGAATGTGGCGCTCGAGCCGCTGCCGGGAGCGTCCATCGACCCGCTCCCCGCCGAGGCCACCGCCGCGTCCGCTCCGAGCGAGCCCGCGCCCGAGCCAGTGCCCACACCCGGCGCGCCGGATTCCTCGCGCCACGCGGTGGACTACCCGACGCGGCTGTTCGTGCTGCGCCCCCGACACAACGCCTTCCCGCTGAGCCAGTACGCCACGGCCTCCATCGAGCTCAACCCCGCGAAGAGCTACCTGGTCACCACCGACGGCGCCGCCTCCATGGCCCAGGGCAAGGGCGGAGCCACGGACCACCTCGCCTACTTCATCGAGGGCGATCACGTGTCGGTGGACGAGTCCTTCGGCGTGCTCGGCACGGGCTCGCGGACGTTCAAGGGCATCCGCCGGATGCACGTGTTCACGCTGGACGACGACCTGTCGGACAACAGCGGCACGGTGCGGGTGAAGTTCCAGCAGTCGCAGTGGATGGCGCCCCGGGTGCTCGCCTTCACCGCCGCGGAGGACGCGCTCGTGCTCAAGCCCGAGCACCAGTTCGTGCTGCGCGGCCTCAATCCGGAGGCCGTCTACCTGCTCACCGTGCGAGACGATGCCGCCGAGCTGGCCTCGGGGCCGGGCGGACGCGTCCACCGGGCGCTGTGCGTGGAGAGCAGCCAGAAGTCCGCCCGGCGCACGCCTCGCCTCCTCGAGTCAGGCAAGCGCGTTCAGATCACCGGCGCGGACACCTTGCGGTGTACCTTTCCCGACACCCGCCTGGAGGACAACCAGGGGGCCTTCGAGGTGGACATCGTCGATGTGACCCCCATGTCGAGGCAGGAACGAGCGGCGGCGCTTCGTGGCGAGACGCGTTGA
- the gyrB gene encoding DNA topoisomerase (ATP-hydrolyzing) subunit B encodes MENLPHPGAPAPGAPVEYDTGAITKLEGLEAVRKRPGMYIGDTVSYGLHKLVYEVVDNSVDEALAGHCTEIEVVIHVDGSLSVQDNGRGIPVGPHPDPKFKGKDTLEVVLTELHAGSKFGNGAYKVSGGLHGVGVTCVNFLSEWFKVRVQRAGKVYEHAYTRGVPQHPVQCVGETDKRGTLISFKPDPTIMEMVDFNFDTLSQRMRELAFLNAGLRIIIRDMRIGKEHDFKFDGGIVSFVEYINKAKEALHDKPIHFSTEREGLSLEIAMQWNDGYDERIFTFANNINTHEGGSHLSGFKAALTRTLNSYAEKGGVWKDLKETPTGEDAREGLSAVISVKLSNPQFEGQTKTKLGNSEVKGLVEQMVNDQLATFLEENPIVAKKIVVKIGDATRARIAARKARETVRRKGILDGGSLPGKLADCQSRNPEESELYIVEGDSAGGSAKQGRDRRNQAILPLRGKILNVEKARFEKMLTSAEIVTLITALGTGIGREDYDPTKARYHRIILMTDADVDGSHIRTLLLTFFYRQMPELIQNGYLYIAQPPLYKVTRNKKDMYVKDQRALDEYLLRIASDHSRVVTANGELGGQELRSLLEKVLAYEERLEKLASRRDARVVDALVQGCALGVGTLSDEAALREQSEHMRAYLKARMPDALGRLEALVAEDPETQTKKLVVRTDVNGGLRQSVFDHAFLSSPEYQELLSLRDAFKALGQAPFTVKVGDGEVKALSVQEVLAAVRKDAQKGLGLQRYKGLGEMNPEQLWDTTMNPTTRTLLQVRVEDAVESDEIFSLLMGEAVEPRREFIERNALDVQNLDI; translated from the coding sequence ATGGAAAACCTCCCCCATCCCGGTGCCCCGGCCCCGGGTGCGCCCGTGGAGTACGACACCGGCGCCATCACCAAGCTCGAGGGACTGGAAGCCGTCCGCAAGCGTCCGGGCATGTACATCGGCGACACCGTGTCGTACGGGCTGCACAAGCTCGTCTACGAGGTCGTGGACAACTCCGTCGACGAGGCGCTGGCCGGACACTGCACGGAGATTGAAGTCGTCATCCACGTGGATGGCTCGCTGTCCGTGCAGGACAACGGCCGCGGCATTCCCGTGGGCCCGCACCCGGATCCCAAGTTCAAGGGCAAGGACACCCTGGAAGTGGTGCTCACGGAGCTGCACGCGGGCAGCAAGTTCGGCAATGGCGCCTACAAGGTCTCCGGCGGCCTGCACGGCGTGGGCGTCACGTGTGTGAACTTCCTGTCCGAGTGGTTCAAGGTCCGCGTGCAGCGCGCGGGCAAGGTGTACGAGCACGCCTATACGCGTGGCGTGCCCCAGCACCCCGTGCAGTGCGTGGGCGAGACGGACAAGCGCGGCACGCTGATCTCGTTCAAGCCGGACCCCACCATCATGGAGATGGTGGACTTCAACTTCGACACGCTCAGCCAGCGCATGCGCGAGCTCGCGTTCCTCAACGCGGGACTGCGCATCATCATCCGCGACATGCGCATCGGCAAGGAGCACGACTTCAAGTTCGATGGCGGCATCGTCTCCTTCGTGGAGTACATCAACAAGGCGAAGGAAGCGCTGCACGACAAGCCCATCCACTTCAGCACCGAGCGCGAGGGCCTCTCGCTCGAGATCGCCATGCAGTGGAACGATGGCTACGACGAGCGCATCTTCACCTTCGCCAACAACATCAACACGCACGAGGGTGGCAGCCACCTGTCCGGCTTCAAGGCGGCGCTCACGCGCACGCTCAACAGCTACGCGGAGAAGGGCGGCGTGTGGAAGGACCTCAAGGAGACGCCCACGGGCGAGGACGCGCGCGAGGGTCTGTCCGCCGTCATCTCCGTGAAGCTGTCCAACCCCCAGTTCGAGGGGCAGACGAAGACGAAGCTGGGCAACAGCGAGGTCAAGGGTCTGGTCGAGCAGATGGTGAATGATCAGCTCGCCACCTTCCTCGAGGAGAACCCCATCGTCGCCAAGAAGATCGTGGTGAAGATTGGCGACGCCACGCGCGCGCGCATCGCCGCGCGCAAGGCGCGCGAGACGGTGCGGCGCAAGGGCATCCTCGATGGCGGCTCGCTGCCGGGCAAGCTCGCCGACTGCCAGAGCCGCAACCCCGAGGAGAGCGAGCTCTACATCGTCGAGGGTGACTCCGCAGGCGGCTCGGCCAAGCAGGGCCGCGACCGGCGCAACCAGGCCATCCTGCCCTTGCGCGGAAAAATCCTGAACGTGGAGAAGGCGCGCTTCGAGAAGATGCTCACCAGCGCGGAGATCGTCACGCTCATCACCGCGCTGGGCACGGGCATCGGGCGCGAGGACTACGATCCCACCAAGGCGCGCTACCACCGCATCATCCTGATGACGGACGCCGACGTGGACGGCAGCCACATCCGCACGCTGCTGCTCACGTTCTTCTACCGGCAGATGCCGGAGCTCATCCAGAACGGCTACCTCTACATCGCCCAGCCGCCGCTCTACAAAGTCACGCGCAACAAGAAGGACATGTATGTGAAGGACCAGCGCGCGCTCGACGAGTACCTGCTGCGCATCGCCTCGGATCACTCGCGCGTGGTGACGGCGAACGGGGAGCTGGGCGGCCAGGAGCTGCGCTCGCTGCTGGAGAAGGTGCTCGCGTACGAGGAGCGCCTGGAGAAGCTGGCCAGCCGGCGGGACGCGCGCGTGGTGGACGCGCTGGTGCAGGGCTGCGCGCTGGGCGTGGGCACGCTGTCGGACGAGGCGGCGCTGCGCGAGCAGTCGGAGCACATGCGCGCCTACCTCAAGGCCCGCATGCCCGACGCGCTGGGCCGGCTCGAGGCGCTGGTGGCGGAGGATCCGGAGACCCAGACGAAGAAGCTGGTGGTGCGCACGGACGTCAACGGCGGCCTGCGCCAGTCGGTGTTCGACCATGCCTTCCTGTCGTCGCCCGAGTACCAGGAGCTGCTGAGCCTGCGCGACGCGTTCAAGGCGCTTGGCCAGGCGCCCTTCACGGTGAAGGTGGGCGATGGCGAGGTGAAGGCCCTGTCGGTGCAGGAGGTGCTGGCCGCGGTGCGCAAGGACGCGCAGAAGGGGCTGGGCCTGCAGCGCTACAAGGGTCTGGGCGAGATGAACCCGGAGCAGCTCTGGGACACGACCATGAACCCCACCACCCGCACGCTGCTGCAGGTGCGCGTGGAGGACGCGGTGGAGAGCGACGAGATCTTCTCGCTGCTCATGGGCGAGGCCGTCGAGCCGCGCCGCGAGTTCATCGAGCGCAACGCCCTGGACGTGCAGAACCTGGACATCTGA
- a CDS encoding GNAT family N-acetyltransferase codes for MTDAELHALLRTNLLAFKALQMRTSALQGLDVPGVRALCLAGGAQPFFQQQVLYAWPGALGPQLDAVEAWYLARQVHAWRVGVTPGDTDAETALTRTGYQREDGMPAMGRTLEYHPPPSLPLGLTLERPDDLDAVMALNGQCYEPSSMDFLDAWRRAPLPDARIHAVLAREGGRALACSLSFEHEGCAGIYMVATHPDARRRGLGALVMEALHADAFARGCTTAVLQASAHGVSLYQRLGYRSLGTWVNWVRRVPGIRAPPMAAPG; via the coding sequence ATGACTGACGCTGAACTCCACGCGCTCCTGCGCACCAACCTGCTGGCCTTCAAGGCCCTTCAAATGCGCACGAGCGCGCTCCAGGGACTGGATGTCCCCGGAGTCCGAGCGTTGTGTCTGGCCGGAGGCGCCCAGCCCTTCTTCCAGCAACAGGTGCTCTACGCCTGGCCGGGAGCGCTCGGCCCCCAGCTGGACGCGGTGGAAGCGTGGTACCTCGCACGGCAGGTGCACGCCTGGCGCGTCGGCGTCACTCCGGGTGACACGGACGCGGAGACGGCGCTGACGCGGACGGGCTACCAGCGCGAGGACGGCATGCCCGCCATGGGCAGGACGCTCGAATACCACCCCCCGCCGAGTCTTCCCCTGGGCCTCACCCTGGAGCGTCCGGACGACCTGGACGCCGTGATGGCGCTCAACGGGCAGTGCTACGAGCCCTCGAGCATGGATTTCCTCGACGCGTGGCGCCGGGCCCCCCTGCCCGACGCGCGCATCCACGCCGTGCTGGCGCGAGAGGGAGGCCGGGCGCTCGCCTGTAGCCTGTCGTTCGAGCACGAGGGGTGCGCGGGCATCTACATGGTGGCCACCCACCCCGACGCGCGCCGCCGGGGCCTGGGCGCCCTGGTGATGGAGGCGCTGCACGCGGACGCCTTCGCCCGGGGTTGCACCACCGCCGTGCTCCAGGCCTCGGCGCATGGCGTGTCCCTGTACCAGCGGCTCGGCTACCGGAGCCTGGGAACGTGGGTCAACTGGGTGCGCCGCGTGCCGGGCATCAGGGCGCCTCCCATGGCAGCTCCAGGGTGA
- a CDS encoding sensor histidine kinase has translation MPVTLRVLLVEARPGDLSRGVEVLRQGGFEVESHGVASAEALRAALSLGPWEVLLCAEDVPGLTPGAAVDVLRAAGVDLPLLVLSARRGEHAAGEVMRAGARDSFPLDGLERLPAAVAREVEQARLRREYTRVVGERSLLARAGEALARSLEFQETLEQVVRLVVPELADWCLVYCPDEHGGLKLMALSHEDPERVARGFELDRLFPLLPDATRGPMAVWRTGEARLIPDVDPSWLETLARSPEHLRVMLGMGLRSVIHVPLLGRLGPQGVMTLCATGSRAGFTPADLALCQDVARRAALALENARLYREAREAIRLRDDFLAVAAHELRTPLTTLGLQLSSLVQRSRDVASRGWGERLARSLRQVRRLGTLVETLLDVSLLSTGELPLSRERVDLGELVGEVCERFEAEAQAVGCALRLEVAPGLVGHWDRLRVEQVVSSFLANALKFGPRQPVDVWARAEGGRARVGVEDRGIGIPEEQLEPIFERFGRAVSSRSYGGLGLGLYLARRAAEAHGGRVWAERREEGGARFTLELPWEAP, from the coding sequence ATGCCGGTGACCCTTCGTGTCCTGTTGGTGGAGGCCCGCCCCGGCGACCTGTCGCGGGGAGTGGAGGTCCTGCGCCAGGGGGGATTCGAGGTCGAGTCACACGGCGTGGCGTCGGCGGAGGCGTTGCGCGCGGCCCTGTCGCTCGGGCCGTGGGAGGTGCTGCTGTGCGCGGAGGACGTGCCCGGCCTCACTCCAGGCGCGGCGGTGGACGTGTTGCGCGCCGCGGGCGTGGACCTGCCGCTGCTCGTCCTGTCCGCGCGGCGCGGTGAGCACGCGGCGGGCGAGGTGATGCGGGCGGGGGCCCGGGACTCCTTCCCGCTGGACGGACTGGAGCGGTTGCCGGCCGCGGTGGCGCGCGAGGTGGAGCAGGCCCGTCTGCGCCGCGAGTACACCCGGGTGGTGGGAGAGCGCTCCCTGCTGGCGCGCGCGGGCGAGGCGTTGGCGCGCTCGTTGGAGTTCCAGGAGACGTTGGAGCAAGTGGTGCGGCTGGTGGTGCCGGAGCTGGCGGACTGGTGCCTCGTCTACTGCCCCGACGAGCACGGCGGGCTCAAGCTGATGGCCCTGTCGCACGAGGATCCCGAGCGGGTGGCGCGGGGCTTCGAGCTGGACCGGCTCTTTCCCCTGCTGCCGGACGCCACCCGGGGGCCCATGGCGGTATGGCGCACGGGCGAGGCGCGGTTGATACCGGACGTGGATCCGTCCTGGCTGGAGACCCTGGCGCGCTCGCCCGAGCACCTGCGCGTGATGCTCGGCATGGGGCTGCGCTCCGTCATCCACGTGCCGCTGCTGGGCCGGCTGGGGCCGCAAGGGGTGATGACGTTGTGCGCCACGGGGAGCCGGGCGGGCTTCACTCCGGCGGACCTGGCGCTGTGCCAGGACGTGGCGCGCCGCGCGGCGCTGGCCCTGGAGAACGCGCGGCTCTATCGCGAGGCCCGGGAGGCCATCCGCCTGCGGGATGACTTCCTCGCCGTGGCGGCCCACGAGTTGCGCACGCCGCTCACCACGCTGGGGTTGCAGTTGAGCTCGCTCGTGCAGCGCTCGCGCGACGTGGCCTCGCGGGGCTGGGGCGAGCGGTTGGCGCGGAGCCTGCGCCAGGTGCGGCGGTTGGGCACGTTGGTGGAGACGTTGCTGGACGTGTCGCTGCTGTCCACGGGCGAGTTGCCACTGTCGCGCGAGCGGGTGGACCTGGGCGAGCTGGTGGGCGAGGTGTGCGAGCGCTTCGAGGCGGAGGCCCAGGCGGTGGGGTGCGCGCTGCGGCTGGAGGTGGCGCCGGGGCTGGTGGGCCACTGGGACCGGTTGCGGGTGGAGCAGGTGGTGTCGAGCTTCCTCGCCAATGCCCTCAAGTTCGGCCCGCGCCAACCGGTGGACGTGTGGGCGCGGGCGGAGGGCGGACGGGCGCGCGTGGGGGTGGAGGACCGGGGCATCGGTATTCCGGAGGAGCAGCTGGAGCCCATCTTCGAGCGCTTTGGCCGGGCGGTGTCCTCGCGCTCGTATGGAGGCCTGGGCCTGGGGCTGTACCTGGCGCGCCGGGCCGCCGAAGCCCACGGAGGCCGGGTGTGGGCCGAGCGTCGCGAGGAGGGCGGCGCGCGTTTCACCCTGGAGCTGCCATGGGAGGCGCCCTGA